A region of Saccharococcus thermophilus DNA encodes the following proteins:
- a CDS encoding UbiA family prenyltransferase: MLAGTVLAAKKGHVRADMFAAMLVAALLVQAATNMLNDYFDVLRGQDRDKWAAPGDPSFGRGPAHHVVPAVAGVMLSAAVLLGAYLAWYSGLWIAIAGTLGILFGYAYSAGPRPLSSLGLGELVAAVFMGPVATSLAYTVQGDPPDAQVFAVSFPFALLIASMILSNNIRDIEKDRTFRRTLAIVLGRAGAVRFLAVILALAYLSMISLIAFHIVPWTAGIALLALPLAIRLRWCFRCGAERMEEISGMKWAAWHHWAFGLLFVFGIWLSP; the protein is encoded by the coding sequence GTGCTGGCCGGCACTGTCTTAGCCGCTAAAAAGGGGCACGTCCGCGCCGACATGTTTGCGGCAATGCTTGTCGCCGCCCTATTGGTACAAGCGGCGACAAATATGTTAAATGATTATTTTGACGTCCTGCGCGGCCAAGACCGCGACAAATGGGCGGCACCCGGAGATCCGTCATTCGGCCGCGGCCCCGCCCATCATGTTGTTCCTGCTGTCGCCGGCGTCATGCTCTCTGCGGCGGTGCTGCTTGGCGCATACCTAGCCTGGTACAGCGGTTTATGGATTGCCATCGCCGGCACTTTAGGAATCTTGTTCGGTTACGCCTACTCGGCCGGCCCACGTCCTTTATCGTCGCTAGGCTTAGGAGAGCTTGTCGCTGCTGTATTCATGGGACCGGTGGCCACTTCCCTCGCCTATACCGTGCAAGGCGATCCACCCGATGCCCAGGTTTTTGCCGTCTCTTTTCCTTTCGCCCTGCTGATCGCTTCCATGATTTTATCTAACAATATACGCGACATCGAAAAAGACCGGACATTTCGCCGCACCTTGGCGATCGTTCTCGGACGCGCGGGCGCTGTACGTTTTCTTGCCGTTATACTCGCCCTCGCCTACTTGTCCATGATTAGTTTAATCGCTTTCCATATCGTTCCATGGACAGCGGGAATAGCCTTGCTTGCTCTGCCGCTAGCCATTCGGCTTCGCTGGTGTTTCCGCTGTGGAGCCGAACGGATGGAAGAAATCAGCGGCATGAAATGGGCTGCCTGGCATCACTGGGCCTTCGGATTGCTCTTTGTTTTTGGCATATGGTTATCCCCGTAA
- a CDS encoding uracil-DNA glycosylase, with the protein MAILKNDWAPLLEEEFHKPYYIKLREFLKEEYRTRTIYPDMYDIFNALHYTPYAQVKVVILGQDPYHGPGQAHGLSFSVKPGVPLPPSLVNIFKELHDDLGCYIPDNGYLVKWAKQGVLLLNTVLTVRRGQANSHRGKGWEFFTNRVIELVNEKQDPVVFLLWGRHAQEKKELITNPHHCIIEAPHPSPFSAARGFFGHRPFSRTNAFLQQCGYDPIDWQIENIGDKA; encoded by the coding sequence ATGGCTATTTTGAAAAATGACTGGGCTCCACTATTGGAAGAAGAGTTTCATAAGCCATATTACATAAAACTTCGCGAATTTTTGAAAGAGGAATACCGTACACGGACAATTTATCCCGACATGTACGATATTTTTAATGCGCTTCACTATACGCCGTATGCGCAAGTGAAAGTCGTGATTTTAGGACAAGACCCGTACCACGGACCGGGGCAGGCGCACGGACTGAGCTTTTCCGTCAAACCGGGAGTGCCGCTGCCGCCGTCGCTTGTCAATATTTTTAAAGAGCTTCATGATGATTTAGGATGTTATATTCCAGACAATGGATATTTAGTAAAATGGGCGAAGCAAGGAGTGTTGTTATTAAATACCGTGTTGACGGTGCGCCGCGGGCAGGCCAATTCTCATCGAGGAAAAGGATGGGAGTTTTTCACCAACCGCGTCATTGAGCTCGTAAATGAAAAACAAGATCCGGTCGTCTTTCTTTTGTGGGGGCGGCATGCGCAAGAGAAAAAAGAGCTGATTACGAATCCGCACCACTGCATTATCGAAGCGCCGCATCCAAGTCCGTTTTCGGCGGCGCGCGGCTTTTTTGGCCATCGTCCGTTTTCGCGGACGAACGCGTTTTTGCAACAATGCGGGTACGACCCGATTGACTGGCAGATTGAGAACATAGGAGACAAAGCTTGA
- a CDS encoding YwdI family protein, producing MTISIATILAKMEAELRKARAADSPQRVREHVAAVRALCDLVLEEEEKREVPSVSLPEAATLLIQQGKGERVDIGDDANGPSLFDF from the coding sequence TTGACGATTTCGATTGCGACGATTTTGGCAAAAATGGAGGCAGAGCTGCGAAAAGCAAGGGCGGCGGACAGTCCGCAGCGCGTGCGGGAACATGTCGCCGCCGTGCGCGCTTTATGTGACTTGGTGTTGGAAGAAGAGGAAAAACGAGAAGTGCCGTCGGTGTCTTTGCCGGAGGCGGCGACGCTTTTGATTCAGCAAGGAAAAGGGGAGCGAGTTGACATCGGCGACGACGCAAACGGCCCATCGCTGTTCGATTTCTAG
- the hemQ gene encoding hydrogen peroxide-dependent heme synthase: protein MSEAAQTLDGWYCLHDFRTIDWSAWKTLTSDEREAAIHEFLSLVEKWQETEDKQEGSHAIYTIVGQKADIMFMILRPTIEELNDIETALNKTRLAEFLVPAYSYVSVVELSNYLASGNEDPYQIPEVRRRLYPILPKTKHICFYPMDKRRQGNDNWYMLSMEERRNLMRAHGMTGRKYAGKVTQIITGSVGLDDFEWGVTLFSDDALQFKKLVYEMRFDEVSARYGEFGSFFVGNRLTVEKVPLFLHV, encoded by the coding sequence ATGAGCGAAGCGGCACAAACACTCGATGGCTGGTATTGCCTTCATGATTTCCGCACCATCGACTGGAGCGCGTGGAAAACGTTAACAAGCGATGAGCGTGAAGCAGCCATTCATGAGTTTTTATCATTAGTCGAAAAATGGCAAGAAACAGAAGATAAACAGGAAGGAAGCCACGCTATTTACACGATCGTCGGGCAAAAAGCCGATATTATGTTTATGATTTTACGTCCGACGATCGAAGAATTGAACGACATCGAAACGGCGCTAAACAAAACAAGACTGGCCGAATTTTTGGTGCCGGCCTATTCTTACGTTTCCGTTGTCGAGCTAAGCAACTACTTAGCGTCCGGCAATGAGGACCCTTATCAAATTCCGGAAGTGCGCCGCCGCCTCTATCCAATTTTGCCAAAAACGAAGCATATTTGCTTCTATCCAATGGACAAGCGCCGGCAAGGCAATGACAACTGGTATATGCTTTCCATGGAAGAACGGCGCAATTTAATGCGCGCCCATGGCATGACTGGCCGCAAATATGCCGGCAAAGTGACGCAAATTATCACCGGCTCCGTCGGCTTAGATGACTTTGAATGGGGCGTTACATTATTCTCCGATGACGCTTTGCAATTTAAAAAACTTGTTTACGAAATGCGCTTTGATGAAGTGAGCGCCCGCTATGGAGAATTCGGGTCGTTCTTTGTTGGAAACCGTTTAACAGTAGAAAAAGTGCCGTTATTTTTACATGTGTAA
- a CDS encoding glycine--tRNA ligase, with product MAATMEEIVAHAKHRGFVFPGSEIYGGLANTWDYGPLGTELKNNIKRAWWKKFVQESPYNVGLDAAILMNPKTWEASGHLGNFNDPMIDCKQCKARHRADKLIENALQEKGIEIVVDGLPFEKMEELIQEHHIACPECGSHDFTNVRQFNLMFKTYQGVTESSANEIYLRPETAQGIFVNFKNVQRTMRKKLPFGIAQIGKSFRNEITPGNFTFRTREFEQMELEFFCKPGEELKWFDYWKQFCKQWLLSLGMKEENIRLRDHAKEELSHYSNATTDIEYKFPFGWGELWGIASRTDYDLKQHMEYSGEDFHYLDQETNERYVPYCIEPSLGADRVTLAFMIDAYDEEKLEDGTTRTVMHLHPALAPYKAAVFPLSKKLSEGARRIYEDLSKYFMVDYDESGSIGKRYRRQDEIGTPFCITYDFDSEQDGMVTVRDRDTMEQVRIPIAELKRFLEEKIQF from the coding sequence ATGGCAGCAACAATGGAAGAAATCGTGGCCCACGCCAAACATCGCGGCTTTGTCTTTCCTGGTTCGGAAATTTACGGCGGTTTGGCGAACACATGGGATTACGGCCCATTAGGAACGGAATTAAAAAATAACATTAAGCGGGCATGGTGGAAAAAATTTGTTCAGGAATCCCCGTATAACGTCGGCTTGGATGCGGCAATCTTAATGAACCCGAAAACGTGGGAAGCGTCCGGCCATTTAGGCAACTTCAACGACCCAATGATCGACTGCAAACAGTGCAAAGCGCGCCACCGCGCCGACAAGCTGATTGAAAATGCGCTACAAGAAAAAGGAATCGAAATCGTGGTTGACGGACTTCCGTTTGAGAAAATGGAAGAGCTCATTCAAGAGCATCATATCGCTTGTCCGGAATGCGGCAGCCATGATTTCACGAACGTGCGCCAATTTAACTTAATGTTTAAAACCTATCAAGGCGTCACCGAATCGAGCGCCAACGAAATTTATTTGCGTCCGGAAACGGCGCAAGGCATTTTCGTCAACTTTAAAAACGTGCAACGCACGATGAGAAAGAAGCTGCCGTTTGGCATCGCGCAAATCGGCAAAAGCTTCCGCAATGAAATTACGCCGGGCAACTTTACGTTCCGCACCCGCGAATTTGAACAAATGGAGCTCGAATTTTTCTGCAAGCCTGGCGAAGAGTTGAAATGGTTTGATTACTGGAAACAGTTTTGCAAGCAATGGCTGCTGTCATTAGGGATGAAGGAGGAAAATATCCGTCTCCGCGACCATGCGAAGGAAGAGCTGTCGCACTACAGCAACGCGACGACGGATATCGAGTACAAATTCCCGTTCGGCTGGGGAGAATTGTGGGGAATCGCGTCGCGGACCGATTACGATTTGAAACAGCATATGGAATATTCCGGCGAAGATTTCCATTATCTCGATCAAGAAACAAATGAACGGTACGTTCCTTACTGCATTGAGCCGTCTCTTGGCGCGGACCGCGTCACGCTCGCGTTTATGATCGACGCCTATGACGAAGAGAAGCTCGAAGACGGCACGACGCGGACGGTGATGCACTTGCATCCGGCGCTTGCCCCTTATAAAGCGGCTGTCTTCCCGTTGTCGAAAAAACTATCGGAAGGCGCGCGCCGCATTTATGAAGACCTATCGAAATATTTCATGGTGGATTATGATGAGTCCGGTTCGATCGGCAAACGCTACCGCCGCCAAGACGAAATCGGCACCCCGTTCTGTATCACGTACGATTTTGATTCCGAACAGGACGGCATGGTGACGGTGCGCGACCGCGACACGATGGAGCAAGTACGCATCCCGATTGCCGAGCTAAAACGCTTTTTAGAAGAAAAAATACAATTTTAA
- the gerQ gene encoding spore coat protein GerQ → MSTNSYENAFHPLDDERQQPYQLYQPYQPYPYGYMYPQAYYPMAYPYYQQPMMTPTPAFGLQPPSFAMQTPTTVSQPSIPGMLPIEESYIENILRLNKGKMITVYMTFENNREWNAKIFRGNIEAAGRDHLILSDPQTGMRYLLPMIYLDYIVFEGEIAYEYPFAGATAQLSSYSPR, encoded by the coding sequence ATGTCCACAAATTCATATGAAAACGCATTTCACCCGCTAGATGATGAACGACAACAACCATATCAACTTTATCAACCTTATCAGCCGTATCCATATGGCTATATGTATCCACAAGCCTACTATCCAATGGCTTATCCATACTACCAACAACCAATGATGACACCAACTCCTGCGTTTGGCTTGCAGCCGCCTTCGTTCGCAATGCAAACACCGACAACGGTGAGCCAGCCGTCCATTCCGGGGATGCTGCCAATTGAAGAGTCCTACATTGAAAACATTTTGCGCCTCAACAAAGGAAAAATGATTACCGTATATATGACGTTTGAAAACAACCGGGAATGGAACGCAAAAATATTCCGCGGCAACATCGAAGCCGCGGGGCGCGACCATTTGATCTTAAGCGATCCGCAGACGGGAATGCGCTACTTATTGCCGATGATTTATCTTGATTACATCGTGTTTGAAGGGGAAATTGCCTATGAATATCCGTTTGCTGGAGCGACGGCGCAATTGAGCAGCTATTCCCCGCGATAA
- the pta gene encoding phosphate acetyltransferase: MSSDLFSALKEKLVGKQRKIVFPEGLDERILTAVSRLVQEQLVVPIVIGNKEAVKQKANELGLTLENVEIIDPRQYEKMDELVAAFVERRKGKATEETARQLLLDENYFGTMLVYMDQAHGLVSGAAHSTADTVRPALQIIKTKPGVRKTSGVFIMARGDEKYVFADCAINIAPDSQDLAEIAVESANTARMFDIEPRVAMLSFSTKGSAKSPETEKVVEAVRIAKEMAPDLVLDGEFQFDAAFVPSVAKKKAPDSVIQGDANVFIFPSLEAGNIGYKIAQRLGNFEAIGPILQGLNKPVNDLSRGCNAEDVYKLALITAAQSL, from the coding sequence GTGAGTAGCGATTTATTTTCTGCCTTAAAAGAAAAATTAGTAGGAAAACAACGGAAAATTGTTTTTCCGGAAGGTCTTGATGAGCGCATTTTAACGGCGGTCAGCCGCCTGGTGCAAGAACAGCTTGTCGTACCGATTGTCATCGGCAATAAAGAGGCGGTAAAACAAAAAGCGAATGAGCTCGGCTTGACGCTTGAAAATGTTGAAATCATCGACCCTCGGCAATACGAGAAAATGGACGAGCTTGTGGCCGCGTTTGTTGAGCGCCGTAAAGGAAAAGCGACCGAAGAAACGGCGCGGCAATTGCTTCTTGATGAAAACTATTTTGGCACGATGCTTGTCTATATGGATCAGGCGCACGGATTAGTGAGCGGTGCTGCCCATTCGACTGCCGATACAGTAAGACCTGCATTGCAAATTATTAAAACGAAACCAGGTGTCCGTAAAACGTCAGGCGTATTTATTATGGCGCGCGGCGACGAGAAATACGTGTTTGCCGATTGTGCGATTAACATTGCCCCGGACAGCCAAGATTTAGCGGAAATCGCCGTTGAGAGCGCCAATACGGCAAGAATGTTCGATATCGAACCGCGCGTGGCGATGTTAAGCTTTTCGACAAAAGGATCGGCAAAATCGCCGGAAACGGAAAAAGTCGTTGAAGCGGTGCGAATCGCGAAAGAAATGGCGCCGGATTTAGTGTTAGACGGCGAGTTTCAATTCGACGCAGCGTTCGTTCCGTCCGTGGCGAAAAAGAAAGCGCCGGATTCTGTCATTCAAGGCGATGCGAATGTATTTATCTTCCCAAGCTTAGAAGCGGGGAACATTGGCTACAAAATCGCCCAGCGCCTTGGCAACTTTGAAGCGATCGGCCCGATTTTGCAAGGGCTGAATAAGCCGGTGAACGACCTGTCGCGCGGCTGCA
- a CDS encoding GlsB/YeaQ/YmgE family stress response membrane protein, which produces MLSLIISIVIAAIIGAIGDALVKADMPGGIIGSMIVGFVGSWIGHWLFGTWGPVIGGFAIIPAIIGAAIFVFLLGLIFKSMRK; this is translated from the coding sequence ATGTTGTCACTTATTATATCCATCGTGATTGCCGCCATTATCGGGGCCATTGGTGATGCGCTTGTGAAAGCGGATATGCCCGGTGGAATCATTGGATCAATGATTGTTGGTTTTGTCGGCAGCTGGATTGGACATTGGTTGTTCGGAACATGGGGGCCTGTCATTGGCGGTTTCGCCATTATACCTGCCATCATCGGCGCGGCAATTTTTGTCTTTTTGCTTGGGCTGATTTTCAAAAGCATGCGGAAATGA
- a CDS encoding DUF423 domain-containing protein: MKTFVFLGALNAFLAVALGAFGAHGLEGKIPDRYFEIWKTAVQYQMFHALGLLVVGLLLGKFPQAGLISAAGWMMFIGIILFSGSLYVLSVTQIKPLGAITPFGGVAFLIAWVLIGYAAMKIG, encoded by the coding sequence ATGAAAACGTTTGTCTTTCTTGGAGCGCTGAATGCCTTTTTAGCCGTTGCCCTTGGGGCGTTTGGGGCGCATGGGCTCGAAGGGAAAATTCCCGACCGTTATTTTGAAATATGGAAAACAGCGGTGCAGTACCAAATGTTTCATGCGCTTGGCCTGTTGGTCGTTGGATTGCTGCTTGGCAAATTTCCGCAAGCAGGCTTGATCAGCGCGGCGGGCTGGATGATGTTTATCGGCATCATCTTATTTTCCGGAAGCTTGTATGTGTTAAGCGTGACGCAAATTAAACCGCTTGGAGCGATCACCCCGTTTGGTGGCGTTGCGTTTTTAATCGCGTGGGTGCTGATCGGTTATGCGGCAATGAAAATAGGTTGA
- a CDS encoding cell wall hydrolase, which translates to MAVVAHTEEDVKLLARLMRAEAEGDGRLGMLMVGNVGVNRCIADCLDFRGIRTIRQMVFQSPGGFEAVQKGYFYQRARDIDIQLARQVIRGWRYHPATNALWFFKPPEGADCPPQWFGQWNTGRYKSHCFYAPTPSDCPRVY; encoded by the coding sequence ATGGCTGTTGTTGCACATACAGAGGAAGACGTAAAACTGTTGGCAAGGCTGATGCGGGCAGAAGCAGAAGGTGACGGACGGCTTGGCATGTTAATGGTAGGAAACGTCGGAGTAAACCGTTGCATCGCTGATTGCCTTGACTTTCGGGGGATACGCACCATCCGCCAAATGGTGTTTCAAAGCCCAGGCGGTTTTGAAGCAGTTCAAAAGGGCTATTTCTACCAAAGAGCAAGAGACATCGACATTCAATTAGCCCGTCAAGTGATTCGCGGCTGGCGATACCATCCGGCCACCAATGCGCTATGGTTTTTTAAACCTCCAGAGGGCGCAGATTGTCCACCGCAGTGGTTTGGCCAATGGAACACCGGTCGTTATAAGTCGCATTGTTTTTATGCGCCAACACCGAGTGATTGCCCAAGAGTATATTAA